Proteins found in one Larimichthys crocea isolate SSNF chromosome I, L_crocea_2.0, whole genome shotgun sequence genomic segment:
- the LOC113745637 gene encoding zinc finger BED domain-containing protein 1-like: MDVVDSMSRAQRVSITVDGWTSCATDSYITVTAHYVTEEWDLQSHVLQTRVFNASHTGANLAALLQNVLREWNITDKNPALVTDNARNMVVAGAGADLTPHVRCVAHTLNLASQKALKMDRVSELLVKVRKVVTYFHKSPQAAEVLREIQSQLHLPNHKLIHDVCTRWNSSVDMLERFWEQQPALLNAMLSRRIRRGEGLAATAVNEDDMRLIQEIIKLMSPVKVATTLLSEEKSPTISMIAPIQAKLHKHFSEDNTDMPIIAEMKRRFRQDFFDRYVELQELLNSASALDPRFKDLTFLDDVDSRDLIFVKITAEVVKMNEKMKGIGALDEGGAREMEGHWMKEGQLKEEVIEAPA, encoded by the exons ATGGATGTTGTCGACTCAATGAGCCGTGCTCAGAGGGTTTCAATAACGGTAGACGGATGGACATCTTGTGCCACTGATTCATATATTACAGTCACGGCACACTACGTGACCGAGGAATGGGACTTGCAGTCTCATGTCCTGCAAACACGAGTGTTTAATGCGTCTCATACCGGGGCAAACCTAGCAGCGTTGCTGCAAAATGTCCTGCGCGAGTGGAACATCACAGATAAAAACCCTGCCTTGGTCACGGACAACGCAAGGAATATGGTCGTGGCCGGAGCTGGCGCAGATCTTACGCCCCACGTCAGATGCGTAGCCCACACATTAAATTTGGCCTCGCAAAAGGCACTCAAGATGGACAGGGTGTCTGAACTGTTGGTAAAGGTGAGAAAGGTGGTGACGTATTTCCACAAAAGCCCACAAGCAGCCGAAGTTCTACGGGAAATTCAGTCCCAGCTGCACCTACCCAACCACAAGCTTATCCATGATGTCTGCACAAGGTGGAACAGCTCAGTGGACATGCTCGAGAGATTTTGGGAGCAACAGCCTGCCCTGTTGAACGCTATGCTATCCAGGAGGATCAGGAGGGGAGAAGGCCTGGCTGCAACCGCTGTGAACGAGGACGACATGAGACTCATCCAAGAAATCATAAAGTTGATGTCCCCAGTGAAAGTGGCCACTACACTTCTAAGTGAGGAAAAAAGCCCAACCATCTCAATGATCGCCCCAATACAAGCCAAACTCCACAAACACTTCTCTGAAGACAACACCGACATGCCAATCATCGCAGAGATGAAGCGGCGCTTCCGACAGGATTTTTTCGATCGTTACGTGGAGCTCCAAGAACTCCTCAACAGTGCATCGGCCCTTGATCCCCGATTCAAAGACCTGACTTTCCTTGATGACGTCGACTCCAGAGATCTCATCTTCGTGAAAATAACAGCAGAGGTGGTGAAGATGAACGAAAag ATGAAAGGCATAGGTGCACTGGATGAAGGAGGTGCACGGGAGATGGAGGGGCACTGGATGAAGGAGGGgcagctgaaggaggaggtgatAGAAGCCCCAGcatag